The following coding sequences lie in one Rutidosis leptorrhynchoides isolate AG116_Rl617_1_P2 chromosome 4, CSIRO_AGI_Rlap_v1, whole genome shotgun sequence genomic window:
- the LOC139844195 gene encoding uncharacterized protein isoform X2 encodes MKIGRLNSFTNQGEVEMMTVIHKLHKKTDDVSKTIEDMSIHAYKYSHDIGDAGVALNGYIADGKLQVIQFGVQCVLDDDTGHLQQFDYIKSKLPRGKYADSSWEAMIILHRASLFFPTDLRWYIRACEASDSILLSCNSIIHDNIRSIIKFITAERARSMDKIHEIINCVLGNNLEAFMVLNECKDEWRRRTQLFSMVSDYYDVCRKTCQLFSDFVRLLKDVCDSWMSVKLEFEGIVVKIREDNYTCKEILHQFNGIEAATGVFSIMSALMVGYFIREGREDLEYVWLHLNRSFSLRDFLCMCDRLIYNKSWLIKDFSDIHARLRGLK; translated from the exons ATGAAGATAGGTCGACTTAATTCTTTTACAAATCAGGGTGAGGTGGAGATGATGACTGTGATACATAAGCTTCATAAGAAGACCGATGACGTGTCAAAGACTATCGAGGATATGAGTATTCATGCTTATAAATACAGTCACGATATTGGGGATGCAGGAGTTGCTTTGAATGGATATATCGCAGACGGTAAGTTACAGGTGATTCAGTTTGGTGTTCAATGTGTGCTTGATGATGACACAGGGCACCTGCAACAGTTTGATTATATTAAGAGTAAGTTGCCACGGGGAAAATATGCTGATTCTAGCTGGGAGGCGATGATCATTCTGCATCGTGCATCTTTATTTTTTCCTACTGATCTACGGTGGTATATACGTGCTTGTGAAGCTTCTGATTCAATCCTCCTGTCCTGTAATTCAATCATCCATGACAACATCCGCAGTATAATAAAATTCATTACTGCAGAACGGGCAAGATCCATGGATAAGATCCATGAAATCATTAATTGTGTACTTGGAAACAACCTAGAAGCTTTCATGGTCTTAAACGAGTGCAAAGATGAATGGAGGAGGCGTACACAATTATTTTCCATGGTCAGTGATTACTATGATGTCTGCCGTAAAACCTGCCAACTTTTCAGTGATTTTGTAAGGTTGCTGAAAGATGTATGTGATAGCTGGATGAGTGTAAAGTTGGAGTTTGAGGGAATTGTGGTGAAGATCAGAGAGGATAATTACACCTGTAAAGAGATTCTACATCAGTTCAATGGTATTGAAGCTGCTACAG GTGTTTTTAGTATAATGTCTGCTTTAATGGTTGGTTACTTCATAAGGGAAGGAAGAGAAGACTTAGAGTATGTGTGGTTACATTTGAATCGAAGTTTTTCATTGAGGGATTTCTTATGCATGTGTGACCGGCTGATTTATAATAAAAGTTGGTTGATTAAGGATTTTAGTGACATTCATGCTCGTCTACGTGGATTGAAGTGA
- the LOC139844195 gene encoding uncharacterized protein isoform X1 — protein sequence MKIGRLNSFTNQGEVEMMTVIHKLHKKTDDVSKTIEDMSIHAYKYSHDIGDAGVALNGYIADGKLQVIQFGVQCVLDDDTGHLQQFDYIKSKLPRGKYADSSWEAMIILHRASLFFPTDLRWYIRACEASDSILLSCNSIIHDNIRSIIKFITAERARSMDKIHEIINCVLGNNLEAFMVLNECKDEWRRRTQLFSMVSDYYDVCRKTCQLFSDFVRLLKDVCDSWMSVKLEFEGIVVKIREDNYTCKEILHQFNGIEAATGICFSDNIVKSFAYVCMQTVTFARLFNKEIQEFKSVMILAQVSSGLVAGVFSIMSALMVGYFIREGREDLEYVWLHLNRSFSLRDFLCMCDRLIYNKSWLIKDFSDIHARLRGLK from the coding sequence ATGAAGATAGGTCGACTTAATTCTTTTACAAATCAGGGTGAGGTGGAGATGATGACTGTGATACATAAGCTTCATAAGAAGACCGATGACGTGTCAAAGACTATCGAGGATATGAGTATTCATGCTTATAAATACAGTCACGATATTGGGGATGCAGGAGTTGCTTTGAATGGATATATCGCAGACGGTAAGTTACAGGTGATTCAGTTTGGTGTTCAATGTGTGCTTGATGATGACACAGGGCACCTGCAACAGTTTGATTATATTAAGAGTAAGTTGCCACGGGGAAAATATGCTGATTCTAGCTGGGAGGCGATGATCATTCTGCATCGTGCATCTTTATTTTTTCCTACTGATCTACGGTGGTATATACGTGCTTGTGAAGCTTCTGATTCAATCCTCCTGTCCTGTAATTCAATCATCCATGACAACATCCGCAGTATAATAAAATTCATTACTGCAGAACGGGCAAGATCCATGGATAAGATCCATGAAATCATTAATTGTGTACTTGGAAACAACCTAGAAGCTTTCATGGTCTTAAACGAGTGCAAAGATGAATGGAGGAGGCGTACACAATTATTTTCCATGGTCAGTGATTACTATGATGTCTGCCGTAAAACCTGCCAACTTTTCAGTGATTTTGTAAGGTTGCTGAAAGATGTATGTGATAGCTGGATGAGTGTAAAGTTGGAGTTTGAGGGAATTGTGGTGAAGATCAGAGAGGATAATTACACCTGTAAAGAGATTCTACATCAGTTCAATGGTATTGAAGCTGCTACAGGTATTTGCTTTTCTGATAACATTGTGAAATCATTTGCATATGTATGTATGCAAACAGTTACTTTTGCAAGATTGTTCAATAAAGAAATCCAGGAGTTTAAGTCAGTGATGATATTAGCACAAGTTTCAAGCGGATTGGTTGCAGGTGTTTTTAGTATAATGTCTGCTTTAATGGTTGGTTACTTCATAAGGGAAGGAAGAGAAGACTTAGAGTATGTGTGGTTACATTTGAATCGAAGTTTTTCATTGAGGGATTTCTTATGCATGTGTGACCGGCTGATTTATAATAAAAGTTGGTTGATTAAGGATTTTAGTGACATTCATGCTCGTCTACGTGGATTGAAGTGA
- the LOC139842043 gene encoding TMV resistance protein N-like, translating into MAEVPADEVNTVSNDRSLTSQWNQRLGHMSDKGMKMLVSNGKIPGLKRVESDFCESCVLGKKKKVTFAKAGRTLKAQKLELVHTDVAYDINKDGDKLDAKAKKYVFIGYGGDDMGYRLWDNKGKHVIRSKHPTFNEAELYKDFNSTTKEKESVEFEVDTETTREDERETPEDETEVPVGVPNSESSESDHEQTSDSGSSESDDEQTPQSPPQSDQSNWVRRSTRVTRQPVRFSPTVNYLLLTENGEPESYSEAMKVKDSFQWEQAMKSEMESLLKNQTWRLTKLPPGKRVLQNKWVFRVKDEGDVVKMTTIRLVLSMVATEKLHLEQLDVKTAFLHGDIEEDIYMSQPEGFRVKGKESLVCNLKRSLNIEEKAGTRERRDELGLALQKYKSADRLSTVETMSYESSSASSSIRVSKGYDVFLSFRGEDTRTASNSFTSHLYDALIRKCIRTYQDDKSLEIGNVIAPELLRAIEASKFAIVVLSPNFATSKWCLEEIVNIVNCMELGKLVVIPVFYHVSPTDVCHQSDCYVQCFTNHEQNPEIPPQKVETWKAAFKKLGAISGLHVTQDRKESEVVNEIVKKILTDMQALVPKSLPDGLVGIESRLNEVKKILIMESSDVRFIRICGMSGVGKTTLAEVVYEAVQMEFQESSFIENIKDISKERNTDLCKLQQKLLDDILKGESVPVKTVRHGQTLLKTKLRDLKVIIVLDDVNHADQLTYLAGGRECFGNGSRVIITTTNTDLLNPHRINATYVCEELEDDEALNLFCQSAFGGHPTKRYENLSKDIVKLACGLPLALNAYGSLLRTKEESYWKEFLNKLQENAHEEVFGRDTFRYIACFLKGRDKNLVKDILTDIGLYPECGITDLINKFLITLNHDDSVWMHDLLQQMCWEILRKDSERDYGKYVAIKRRQDIVDILSSKPKGMRVIEIINQEPYKAEEEVCFDDPTCFSKMTKLRFLRISNIRFSQGLNYLSNDLRILEWYRCSLKSFPSTFAPKHIFELDMRCSHLETLWEKDLDLPNLRSVNLSFSPNLIKIPNLTSTPKLRVLNLEGCVKLRALHESVLVHKRLRYMNLKGCGLLESLGGCNMEMDALEALHLSGCCNLKYIPEFGLNMKCLEHLYVDGTNVKKLPESLGKMCNLRKFDVSETSIEEIPSSIYQLKRLRFLRVHRCMLLSHNRGFLYTNLDTVSYIREVDLSYCNLSAVPEGIGLLCRIVKLDLSGNDFVLLPASISLLSNLKLLNLNNCKRLQSLPKLSIVNEETLYGLEIRFNYYISGEAVDFSRFHASSDNGSPTVSCLNCPRLAENESGRYLVDKILNSYLQLRTKYWITPAAVFEIVGTGSKIPSSFKLMTSGENVILEGPWIGVAICAVIAVHQIVVFMDANYTVTVHIHVGEKHWMIPVPINFLMARVENQLVVYWTVTDDYQRIVDLTQQNNFRFSFSVGPGDGNVEVTKFGVRFIREGDTFEPKRHEDSTSMVALQEVQGYIRACEADIDRCPRHSAIHDHTIMTTKFLHDYGKQQYSLDDIHKILKCVTEITQQVFGEYKEEWRHSE; encoded by the exons ATGGCAGAAGTTCCAGCTGATGAAGTAAATACAGTTTCCAATGATCGAAGCTTAACCAGTCAGTGGAACCAACGTTTAGGTCACATGAGTGACAAAGGAATGAAAATGCTAGTGTCTAATGGTAAAATTCCTGGTCTAAAGAGAGTTGAATCGGACTTTTGCGAGTCATGTGTTCTAGGAAAGAAGAAGAAGGTCACCTTTGCAAAAGCAGGCAGAACTTTAAAGGCTCAGAAGTTGGAGCTAGTACACACGGATGT tgcatatgatattaataaagatggtGACAAACTTGATGCAAAAGCAAAGAAGTACGTGTTCATTGGTTATGGAGGAGACGACATGGGTTACAGGTTATGGGATAACAAGGGAAAACATGTTATCAGAAGTAAACATCCCACCTTCAATGAAGCAGAATTGTACAAGGATTTCAACTCAACAACAAAAGAAAAAGAATCAGTTGAATTTGAGGTTGACACAGAGACAACtagagaagatgaaagggaaactCCAGAGGATGAAACTGAAGTTCCAGTGGGAGTTCCTAACAGTGAAAGCTCGGAGTCTGATCACGAGCAGACTTCAGATAGTGGGAGCTCAGAGTCTGATGATGAGCAGACCCCACAGTCCCCACCACAATCTGACCAGTCCAATTGGGTCAGGAGATCTACACGAGTCACAAGACAGCCAGTTAGGTTTAGCCCAACAGTTAACTATCTTCTTTTGACAGAAAATGGGGAACCAGAAAGTTATTCTGAGGCAATGAAGGTGAAAGATTCGTTCCAGTGGGAGCAGGCTATGAAAAGCGAGATGGAATCTTTATTGAAAAATCAAACTTGGAGGTTAACCAAGTTACCACCAGGAAAAAGGGTCTTACAGAATAAATGGGTTTTCAGAGTCAAAGATGAAGGGGATG TAGTGAAGATGACGACTATCAGATTGGTTCTAAGTATGGTTGCAACCGAGAAGTTACACTTAGAACAGTTGGATGTTAAAACAGCCTTCCTGCATGGCGACATTGAAGAAGACATTTACATGTCTCAACCAGAGGGGTTTCGTGTCAAAGGAAAGGAGAGTCTTGTGTGTAATCTAAAGAGAAGctt GAACATTGAAGAGAAGGCAGGAACTAGAGAGAGAAGAGACGAGCTAGGTCTTGCATTGCAGAAGTACAAGAGTGCAGATCGAT TATCA ACTGTAGAGACGATGTCGTATGAATCATCATCAGCATCATCTTCAATAAGAGTTTCAAAAGGTTATGATGTTTTTTTAAGCTTTCGAGGGGAGGACACTCGTACTG cttccaacagttTCACTAGCCATTTGTACGATGCTTTAATCCGAAAATGCATTAGAACCTACCAAGATGATAAGTCACTTGAAATTGGGAATGTTATTGCTCCTGAGCTCCTACGGGCTATAGAAGCATCAAAATTTGCCATAGTGGTTTTATCGCCCAATTTTGCAACATCAAAATGGTGTTTGGAGGAAATTGTTAATATTGTTAATTGTATGGAGCTAGGCAAGCTGGTTGTTATTCCTGTTTTTTACCATGTGTCTCCCACGGATGTATGCCATCAGAGCGACTGTTACGTACAATGCTTCACTAATCATGAACAAAATCCTGAAATTCCACCTCAGAAGGTGGAAACGTGGAAAGCGGCTTTCAAAAAGTTGGGGGCTATCTCGGGACTGCACGTGACACAAGATAG GAAAGAATCAGAAGTTGTAAATGAAATTGTAAAGAAAATCCTTACGGACATGCAAGCTCTGGTACCAAAGTCTCTTCCTGATGGTCTGGTGGGAATTGAATCACGATTAAATGAGGTGAAGAAAATTCTGATTATGGAATCTTCTGACGTTCGTTTTATAAGGATTTGCGGGATGAGTGGAGTTGGGAAGACTACTCTTGCTGAAGTTGTCTATGAGGCAGTTCAAATGGAATTTCAAGAAAGTAGCTTTATTGAAAACATCAAAGATATTTCTAAGGAACGTAATACAGATTTATGCAAGCTCCAGCAAAAACTCCTTGATGATATTTTGAAAGGGGAAAGTGTACCTGTAAAAACTGTTAGGCATGGCCAAACTTTGTTGAAGACCAAGCTACGTGATTTGAAGGTTATAATTGTGTTGGATGATGTAAATCATGCAGACCAATTAACTTATTTGGCTGGTGGGCGTGAATGTTTTGGAAATGGCAGCAGAGTTATTATAACCACAACAAACACAGACTTGCTGAATCCACATAGAATAAATGCAACATATGTATGTGAAGAATTGGAAGATGATGAAGCTCTTAATCTCTTTTGTCAGTCAGCATTTGGAGGACATCCTACAAAACGTTATGAGAACTTGTCGAAAGATATTGTGAAGCTTGCTTGTGGTCTTCCATTAGCTCTTAATGCTTACGGTTCTCTATTACGTACCAAAGAAGAAAGTTATtggaaagagtttttgaacaaattgCAAGAAAATGCACATGAAGAAGTGTTTGgaaga GATACATTCAGATATATCGCGTGTTTCTTGAAAGGGAGAGACAAAAATTTGGTAAAGGATATACTAACAGATATTGGTTTGTATCCTGAGTGCGGAATCACTGATCTCATCAACAAGTTTCTTATAACTTTAAATCATGATGATAGTGTTTGGATGCATGATCTTCTCCAACAAATGTGTTGGGAAATTCTTCGTAAGGACTCGGAGAGAGACTATGGAAAGTACGTTGCAATTAAGCGTCGCCAAGATATTGTAGATATCCTCTCATCCAAACCAAAG GGGATGAGAGTAATTGAAATCATTAACCAGGAGCCATATAAGGCTGAAGAGGAAGTTTGCTTTGATGATCCTACATGTTTCTCAAAGATGACGAAACTCAGATTTCTCAGGATTAGTAATATACGATTCTCTCAAGGTCTTAACTATCTTTCCAATGATCTACGGATTCTGGAATGGTATAGATGTTCTTTGAAGTCCTTTCCTTCAACTTTTGCACCCAAACACATTTTTGAACTTGATATGCGTTGTAGCCATCTTGAAACACTTTGGGAGAAAGATCTG GATCTGCCTAATTTGAGATCCGTTAACCTCAGTTTCTCTCCGAATTTGATCAAAATTCCAAACTTGACATCAACCCCGAAACTACGTGTATTAAATCTTGAAGGCTGCGTGAAACTCAGAGCGCTACATGAATCGGTTCTTGTTCATAAAAGGCTACGATACATGAATCTGAAAGGGTGTGGGCTTCTTGAAAGCCTTGGTGGATGCAATATGGAAATGGACGCTCTCGAGGCACTACATTTATCTGGCTGCTGTAATCTCAAGTATATTCCTGAATTTGGACTGAACATGAAATGCTTGGAGCATCTGTATGTTGATGGAACCAACGTCAAGAAATTGCCAGAAAGTTTGGGGAAGATGTGTAATTTGAGAAAATTTGATGTGAGTGAAACTTCAATAGAAGAGATACCCTCTTCCATATATCAGCTGAAGAGGTTAAGATTCCTACGTGTTCATAGATGCATGCTTTTATCCCACAACAGAGGTTTTCTGTATACAAATCTGGATACAGTATCGTATATACGAGAAGTTGATCTAAGTTACTGTAATCTATCGGCAGTTCCTGAGGGTATTGGTTTGTTATGCCGCATAGTAAAGTTGGATCTTTCCGGAAATGATTTTGTTTTACTGCCAGCAAGTATCAGTCTCCTTTCAAATCTTAAATTGCTTAATCTGAATAACTGCAAGAGGCTTCAGTCATTACCGAAGCTTTCCATAGTAAATGAGGAGACGCTCTATGGACTTGAGATCAGATTTAATTACTATATTTCAGGAGAAGCGGTAGACTTTTCTAGGTTTCATGCCTCAAGCGACAATGGTAGTCCAACGGTGTCATGTTTGAACTGCCCTAGACTGGCTGAGAACGAAAGCGGTCGTTATCTGGTGGACAAAATATTAAATAGTTATCTTCAG TTACGAACGAAATACTGGATTACACCAGCAGCAGTATTTGAGATAGTTGGCACAGGAAGCAAGATTCCATCAAGCTTCAAGCTAATGACATCTGGCGAAAATGTGATTCTTGAAGGCCCATGGATTGGGGTGGCTATATGTGCTGTTATTGCTGTCCACCAAATTGTTGTTTTTATGGACGCCAATTACACGGTAACAGTTCATATCCATGTTGGGGAAAAACATTGGATGATTCCAGTTCCCATAAACTTTTTGATGGCAAGGGTGGAGAACCAATTGGTAGTCTACTGGACAGTTACTGATGACTATCAAAGAATTGTAGATTTGACCCAACAAAATAACTTCCGATTCTCATTTAGCGTGGGGCCAGGAG ATGGTAATGTGGAGGTTACAAAGTTTGGAGTTCGTTTTATACGTGAGGGAGACACATTTGAACCGAAACGACATGAAGATTCTACTAGTATGGTGGCACTCCAAGAAGTGCAAGGGTATATACGTGCTTGTGAAGCTGATATTGACCGCTGTCCCCGTCATTCGGCCATCCACGACCACACCATCATGACGACAAAATTCCTTCACGACTATGGAAAACAACAATATTCCTTGGATGACATCCATAAAATCCTTAAATGTGTAACAGAAATCACCCAACAAGTTTTTGGTGAATACAAGGAAGAGTGGAGACACTCAGAGTGA